The following are encoded together in the Variovorax sp. PBS-H4 genome:
- a CDS encoding Ldh family oxidoreductase, whose protein sequence is MNSTSLRYDAPALARYAAQLLQCAGLAEPMARTVADTLVQGDLLGHDTHGLALLAGYVKELESGAMRREGAPLVVSDRPAAVLWDGQRLPGPWLVHQGLDLLLPRARELGTASLVIRRSHHIACLAAYLLRALEEDMLLVLACSDPNTASVAPFGGTQAVFTPNPLALGFPIAGGGVMVDISASITTNGMSNRKRQAGEIFDDEVLIDARGRPSKDPSVLFEQPPGTLLPVGGQTHGHKGYGLALLVESLTGGLAGHGRADPPEGWGATVYLTLHDLSAFGGKAAFLRQMDHIAAQCRTNPPVDAARPVRLPGERGLQRRAEQLADGVRLAPSIAPSLQAAEQRYGLKLSDALR, encoded by the coding sequence ATGAACAGCACCTCTCTTCGCTACGACGCCCCCGCCCTCGCCCGCTACGCGGCGCAACTCCTGCAATGCGCCGGCCTCGCCGAGCCCATGGCCCGCACGGTGGCCGACACGCTGGTGCAAGGCGACCTGCTCGGCCACGACACGCATGGCCTCGCGCTGCTGGCAGGCTACGTGAAAGAACTGGAATCCGGTGCGATGCGGCGCGAAGGCGCGCCGCTCGTGGTCTCCGACCGGCCGGCGGCCGTGCTGTGGGACGGCCAGCGCCTGCCCGGCCCCTGGCTGGTACACCAGGGCCTGGACCTGCTGCTGCCGCGCGCCCGCGAACTGGGCACCGCTTCCCTGGTCATCCGGCGCAGCCATCACATCGCCTGCCTCGCGGCCTACCTGCTGCGTGCGCTCGAAGAAGACATGCTGCTGGTGCTGGCCTGCTCCGACCCCAACACCGCCAGCGTCGCCCCCTTCGGTGGCACGCAGGCAGTGTTCACGCCCAATCCGCTCGCGCTGGGCTTCCCGATCGCCGGGGGCGGCGTGATGGTGGACATCTCCGCTTCCATCACCACGAACGGCATGAGCAACCGCAAGCGCCAGGCCGGCGAAATCTTCGACGACGAGGTGCTCATCGACGCGCGCGGCCGGCCTTCGAAAGACCCGTCGGTGCTGTTCGAACAGCCGCCAGGCACCCTGCTGCCGGTGGGCGGCCAGACCCATGGCCACAAGGGCTACGGCCTGGCGCTGCTGGTCGAATCGCTCACCGGTGGGCTGGCCGGCCATGGCCGGGCCGATCCCCCCGAGGGTTGGGGCGCGACGGTGTATCTCACGCTGCACGACCTGAGCGCCTTCGGCGGGAAGGCGGCCTTCCTGCGCCAGATGGACCACATCGCGGCGCAATGCCGCACCAATCCGCCCGTGGATGCCGCAAGGCCGGTGCGGCTGCCGGGCGAGCGCGGCCTGCAGCGGCGCGCCGAACAGCTTGCCGACGGCGTGCGCCTGGCGCCTTCGATCGCGCCTTCGTTGCAAGCTGCCGAGCAGCGCTATGGCCTGAAGCTGTCCGACGCGCTGCGCTGA
- a CDS encoding aminotransferase-like domain-containing protein produces MQFATRLDNVETSAIRELFKLLGKPGIISFAGGFPDSAMFDVEGLKEASAKALAEEPGGALQYGATEGYEPLRTQLSAFMKGKGVEVAPDGLIVTTGSQQALDLLGKTLISPGDKVIVEGPTFLATIQCFRLYGAQLISAPVDADGVQVDRLEQLIVEHKPKFVYLIPTFGNPSGAMLSLERRRKVLELAVKHDTVVVEDDPYGDLYFGKAPPPSLMSLTNEVPGSRERLVHCGSLSKVLSPGLRIGWMIAPPELLAKATMCKQFSDAHTSTFAQATAAQYLKSGRMPGTLANVRKVYAERAAAMGSALKRELGDAVAFTQPGGGLFFWARLTGAGGKLADATVLAQRAIEKGVAFVPGAPFFAEKPDVATLRLSFATANVEKIEEGIARLGAAL; encoded by the coding sequence ATGCAATTCGCCACCCGCCTCGACAACGTCGAAACCTCCGCCATTCGAGAACTCTTCAAGCTGCTGGGCAAGCCCGGCATCATCAGTTTTGCGGGCGGCTTCCCGGACAGCGCGATGTTCGATGTCGAGGGGCTGAAGGAAGCGAGCGCCAAGGCGCTGGCCGAGGAGCCCGGCGGGGCCCTGCAGTACGGCGCCACGGAGGGCTACGAACCCTTGCGCACGCAGCTCTCGGCTTTCATGAAGGGCAAGGGCGTGGAGGTTGCGCCCGACGGGCTCATCGTGACCACCGGCAGCCAGCAAGCCCTCGACCTGCTGGGCAAGACCCTCATCTCGCCCGGCGACAAGGTGATCGTCGAGGGGCCGACCTTCCTGGCCACGATCCAGTGCTTTCGCCTCTACGGCGCGCAGCTGATCAGCGCGCCCGTCGACGCCGACGGCGTGCAAGTCGACCGGTTGGAGCAGCTGATCGTCGAGCACAAGCCCAAGTTCGTCTACCTGATCCCCACCTTCGGCAACCCGAGCGGCGCGATGCTCAGCCTCGAGCGCCGCAGGAAGGTGCTGGAGCTCGCGGTGAAGCACGACACGGTGGTCGTGGAAGACGACCCGTACGGCGATCTCTACTTCGGCAAGGCGCCGCCGCCTTCGCTCATGTCCCTCACGAACGAGGTTCCGGGCAGCCGCGAGCGCCTGGTGCACTGCGGCAGCCTGAGCAAGGTGCTGAGCCCGGGCCTGCGGATCGGCTGGATGATCGCGCCGCCCGAGCTGCTGGCCAAGGCAACGATGTGCAAGCAGTTCAGCGACGCCCACACCAGCACCTTCGCACAGGCCACGGCCGCGCAGTACCTCAAGAGCGGGCGCATGCCCGGCACGCTGGCCAACGTGCGCAAGGTCTACGCGGAGCGCGCGGCCGCGATGGGCTCGGCGCTGAAGCGCGAGCTCGGTGATGCGGTTGCCTTCACGCAGCCGGGCGGCGGGTTGTTCTTCTGGGCACGGCTGACGGGGGCGGGCGGCAAGCTGGCCGATGCCACTGTGCTCGCCCAGCGCGCGATCGAGAAGGGCGTGGCCTTCGTTCCCGGCGCGCCTTTCTTCGCCGAGAAGCCCGACGTGGCGACCTTGCGGCTGAGCTTCGCCACCGCCAACGTCGAGAAGATCGAGGAAGGCATCGCGCGCCTGGGCGCGGCGCTTTGA
- the nth gene encoding endonuclease III translates to MKKEAIEPFFATLQAANPEPETELEYSTPFELLTAVLLSAQATDVGVNKATRKLFPVANTPQAILDLGIEGLEGYIKTIGLYRSKAKHLMEACRMLLERHGGEVPRTRPELEALPGVGRKTANVVLNVAFGEATMAVDTHIFRVSNRTGLAPGKTPLEVELKLEKRVPPAYRLHAHHWLILHGRYVCVARKPLCWKCAVAPYCDYKPKTPPP, encoded by the coding sequence ATGAAAAAAGAAGCGATCGAACCCTTCTTCGCCACCCTCCAGGCTGCCAACCCCGAGCCCGAGACCGAGCTGGAATACAGCACGCCCTTCGAGCTGCTGACCGCCGTGCTGCTGTCGGCACAGGCCACAGACGTGGGCGTGAACAAGGCCACGCGCAAGCTGTTCCCGGTCGCGAACACGCCGCAGGCCATCCTGGACTTGGGGATCGAAGGCCTCGAGGGCTACATCAAGACCATCGGCCTGTACCGCAGCAAGGCGAAGCACCTGATGGAAGCCTGCCGCATGCTGCTCGAGCGGCACGGCGGAGAAGTGCCGCGCACCCGCCCCGAACTCGAGGCGCTGCCCGGCGTGGGCCGCAAGACCGCCAACGTGGTGCTCAACGTGGCTTTCGGCGAGGCCACCATGGCGGTGGACACGCACATCTTCCGCGTCAGCAACCGCACCGGCCTGGCGCCGGGCAAGACGCCGCTGGAGGTCGAGCTCAAGCTGGAGAAACGCGTGCCGCCAGCCTACCGGCTGCATGCGCACCACTGGCTGATCCTGCATGGCCGCTATGTTTGCGTGGCGCGCAAGCCCTTGTGCTGGAAGTGCGCCGTCGCGCCTTACTGCGACTACAAGCCGAAGACGCCTCCGCCCTGA
- a CDS encoding hemerythrin domain-containing protein, with product MTTPDRSLPTGGFEVPLEMLSACHGRIEHQCATLRRLVPHMARHGADLDARSAAAAVMRYFDTAAKHHHEDEEQDLFPALVESMAGSDPVCLREMTQGLVAEHREIEARWLQVRAVLEQIAAGRTVPLDPDDVETLARLYERHMEREEQELLPMAARLLSDEELQRIGRAMRERRGIQLPD from the coding sequence ATGACCACGCCCGACCGTTCCCTGCCGACCGGCGGCTTCGAGGTGCCGCTGGAGATGCTTTCCGCTTGCCATGGGCGCATCGAGCACCAGTGTGCGACGTTGCGACGGCTGGTCCCGCACATGGCCCGCCACGGCGCGGACCTGGACGCGCGTTCCGCGGCAGCCGCTGTGATGCGGTACTTCGATACCGCGGCGAAGCATCATCATGAAGACGAGGAGCAGGATCTGTTCCCCGCGCTCGTCGAGTCGATGGCCGGGTCGGACCCGGTGTGCCTGCGCGAGATGACTCAAGGCCTCGTGGCCGAGCACCGCGAGATCGAGGCACGTTGGCTGCAGGTGCGCGCCGTGCTCGAGCAGATTGCCGCGGGGCGCACCGTGCCGCTCGATCCGGACGATGTGGAAACGCTGGCTCGCTTGTACGAGCGGCATATGGAGCGTGAAGAGCAGGAACTCCTGCCAATGGCCGCGCGCCTGTTGAGCGACGAAGAGCTGCAGCGAATCGGGCGCGCGATGCGCGAGCGCCGGGGAATCCAGCTCCCTGACTGA
- a CDS encoding histidine phosphatase family protein → MKLGLVRHAETTAAAGSCYGRTDVSVPADATRAIAERIGPSLAAGIELVSSPLQRCELLAQAIAALRPELPLRVDPRIAEMDFGAWEGLDWRSIARAEFEAWTGAFADARAGGHGESTRQFMGRVGEAFDAWRAAGRDALWITHAGVIRTVWLLRDGLRCAERADQWPSQPIAFGECVVVEEARGTEMSRRDMFGS, encoded by the coding sequence ATGAAGCTGGGCCTCGTTCGCCACGCCGAAACCACGGCGGCGGCCGGCTCCTGCTACGGCCGCACGGACGTGAGCGTGCCTGCGGACGCAACACGCGCCATTGCCGAACGCATCGGGCCATCGCTGGCTGCCGGCATCGAGCTGGTCAGCTCGCCCCTGCAGCGCTGCGAGTTGCTGGCGCAGGCGATCGCCGCGCTGCGGCCGGAGCTGCCGCTGCGCGTCGATCCCCGCATCGCCGAGATGGATTTCGGCGCCTGGGAAGGCCTCGACTGGCGCAGCATCGCGCGCGCCGAGTTCGAGGCCTGGACCGGCGCCTTTGCCGACGCGCGCGCGGGAGGCCACGGCGAGAGCACCCGCCAGTTCATGGGTCGCGTGGGCGAGGCCTTCGACGCGTGGCGCGCTGCAGGACGCGACGCGCTGTGGATCACCCATGCCGGCGTGATCCGCACCGTGTGGCTGCTGCGCGATGGCCTGCGCTGCGCCGAGCGCGCCGACCAATGGCCATCGCAGCCGATCGCGTTCGGCGAGTGCGTGGTCGTGGAGGAAGCGCGAGGGACGGAAATGTCACGGCGTGATATGTTTGGCTCTTGA
- a CDS encoding adenosylcobinamide-GDP ribazoletransferase, which translates to MHGVRHFLLALQFFTRVPVTGRLAAWVGFSPAMLRASAAHFPGVGWLVGAVAAGVFLLAQSGLPGMAGALAAALLSTIATVLLTGAFHEDGLADLADGLGGSADRARALQIMKDSRIGAFGALALVLALGLKIALLAVLAGQGAMSAAAALMGAHVLSRLAPLFLIRRLPYVGDEGAASKSKPLADAIGSGALLVGVLYALPAVLLLLFTQPLLQAVAALAACVLGAAYMAWLLARRFQGFTGDGLGATQQLCELAIYLALAWQT; encoded by the coding sequence ATGCACGGCGTGCGCCATTTCCTGCTGGCGCTCCAGTTCTTCACGCGCGTGCCGGTGACGGGGCGGCTGGCGGCCTGGGTGGGCTTCAGTCCCGCCATGCTGCGCGCCAGCGCGGCGCATTTTCCGGGCGTGGGTTGGCTCGTCGGCGCGGTAGCGGCAGGGGTGTTCCTCCTGGCGCAATCGGGCCTTCCCGGCATGGCCGGCGCGCTGGCGGCGGCGCTGCTGTCGACGATCGCGACCGTGCTGCTGACGGGGGCTTTCCATGAGGATGGACTGGCCGACCTGGCCGATGGCCTGGGCGGCTCGGCGGACCGCGCGCGTGCGCTGCAGATCATGAAGGACTCGCGCATCGGGGCTTTCGGGGCGCTCGCACTGGTGCTGGCACTTGGGCTGAAGATCGCGCTGCTGGCCGTGCTGGCGGGGCAGGGCGCGATGAGCGCCGCCGCTGCGTTGATGGGCGCGCATGTCCTGTCGCGACTGGCGCCGCTGTTCCTCATTCGTCGGCTGCCCTATGTCGGTGACGAGGGCGCGGCGAGCAAGTCCAAACCGCTGGCCGATGCGATCGGCAGCGGCGCCTTGTTGGTGGGCGTGCTGTATGCGCTGCCGGCCGTCCTGTTGCTGCTGTTCACGCAGCCGCTCCTCCAGGCCGTGGCGGCGCTTGCCGCCTGCGTGCTCGGTGCGGCCTACATGGCGTGGCTGCTCGCGCGCCGGTTCCAGGGCTTCACCGGCGACGGGCTCGGCGCCACCCAGCAGCTGTGCGAACTGGCCATCTACCTGGCGCTCGCCTGGCAGACATGA
- the cobT gene encoding nicotinate-nucleotide--dimethylbenzimidazole phosphoribosyltransferase: MTLELPAVEDIDDAALAARLQHLLDHKTKPLGALGRLEALGLRLGLVLGSEAPALSAPQMLVCAGDHGLAARGVSAYPSDVTWQMVENFLAGGAAVSVLARQHGLALTVVDCGVRHDFEAREGLRVRKIAPGTADASAGPAMSRAQCEEAVGHGMALVRELPGNALLLGEMGIGNSSAASLLLARLAGLDIDLCTGSGTGLDAAGLARKRGLLREVLALHSDAGSALAALAAFGGFEIATLVGAVLQAAEERRVIVVDGFIAGAAVLVATCLRPHVVQRCVAAHESAEPGHRLLLEALGLEPLLKLGLRLGEGSGAALAWPLLESACRIVREMASFESAGVSQREG; the protein is encoded by the coding sequence ATGACGCTTGAACTTCCCGCCGTCGAGGACATCGACGACGCCGCGCTCGCCGCGCGGCTGCAGCACCTGCTGGACCACAAGACCAAGCCGCTCGGCGCGCTGGGCCGGCTTGAAGCCCTGGGCCTGCGGCTGGGCTTGGTCCTCGGCAGCGAGGCGCCCGCACTGTCGGCGCCGCAGATGCTGGTGTGCGCAGGCGACCACGGCCTCGCGGCGCGCGGCGTCTCGGCCTACCCGAGCGACGTGACCTGGCAGATGGTCGAGAACTTCCTCGCCGGCGGCGCGGCCGTCAGCGTGCTGGCACGGCAGCACGGGCTGGCGCTCACGGTGGTGGACTGCGGCGTGCGGCATGACTTCGAGGCGCGAGAGGGTCTGCGGGTGCGCAAGATCGCGCCGGGCACCGCCGATGCTTCGGCCGGTCCGGCCATGAGTCGCGCCCAATGCGAAGAGGCCGTCGGCCATGGCATGGCGCTGGTCCGGGAGTTGCCGGGCAACGCGCTGCTGCTGGGCGAGATGGGCATCGGCAACAGCTCGGCAGCCTCGCTGCTGCTGGCGCGGCTGGCCGGGCTGGACATCGATCTCTGCACCGGCAGCGGCACCGGCCTCGATGCCGCCGGGCTCGCACGCAAGCGTGGGTTGCTGCGCGAGGTGTTGGCGTTGCACTCCGATGCGGGTTCCGCGCTCGCCGCGCTCGCGGCCTTTGGCGGCTTCGAGATCGCCACCCTCGTCGGCGCCGTGCTGCAGGCGGCCGAGGAGCGGCGGGTGATCGTGGTCGATGGCTTCATCGCCGGCGCGGCAGTGCTGGTGGCGACGTGCTTGCGGCCGCATGTGGTGCAGCGCTGCGTGGCGGCGCACGAGTCGGCCGAGCCGGGCCATCGCCTGCTGCTCGAAGCGCTCGGCCTCGAGCCCTTGCTGAAGCTCGGCCTGCGCCTGGGCGAAGGTTCGGGGGCCGCACTGGCCTGGCCGCTGCTGGAATCGGCCTGCCGCATCGTGCGCGAGATGGCCAGCTTCGAGTCGGCCGGCGTGTCGCAGCGGGAGGGTTGA
- a CDS encoding cobyric acid synthase has translation MNQERGRNNQARCVMVLGTTSGAGKSWLATALCRWYARQGFKVAPYKAQNMSNNARVVAGGEIGSAQYFQALAAGTEPDVRMNPLLLKPERDTHSQVVLMGQVSAELSALPWRGRSEHVWPQLARALDELRAEHDIVVIEGAGSPAEINLMDSDIVNLRVARHAEASCLLVTDIDRGGAFAHLYGTWALMPEADRARLAGFVLNKFRGDASLLAPAPERLQALTGVPTLATLPMWWQHGLPEEDGVFDERSTAAGEVRLTVAVIAWPRLSNLDEFQPLKNVAGVRLRWVRSPAELAGADWVVLPGSKNTSGDLAWLRTQGLDRAVADHAARGGAVLGICGGLQMLGEALIDPHGVDGNGPGLGLLPLVTMFEADKTVRLRTARFGVLKGPWAALSGVTMHGYEIHHGRTAPHPAMAAAGDRAEAVMAEDLAWQNAKGNVLGLYLHGLFEDAAVLQALFGARARTLEAVFDGLADHIDTHFEAGALRSLIE, from the coding sequence ATGAATCAAGAGCGAGGGCGCAACAACCAGGCCCGATGCGTCATGGTGCTGGGCACGACCAGCGGTGCCGGCAAGAGCTGGCTGGCCACCGCGCTGTGCCGCTGGTATGCGCGCCAGGGCTTCAAGGTGGCACCGTACAAGGCCCAGAACATGAGCAACAACGCGCGCGTGGTGGCGGGCGGCGAGATCGGAAGCGCACAGTATTTCCAGGCGCTGGCGGCAGGCACCGAGCCGGACGTGCGCATGAATCCCTTGCTGCTCAAGCCCGAGCGCGACACGCACAGCCAGGTGGTCCTGATGGGACAGGTGAGCGCCGAGCTGTCGGCCCTGCCGTGGCGCGGGCGCAGCGAGCATGTGTGGCCGCAACTCGCCCGCGCGCTCGACGAACTGCGGGCCGAGCACGACATCGTGGTGATCGAAGGCGCCGGCTCGCCGGCCGAGATCAACCTGATGGACAGCGACATCGTCAACCTGCGCGTTGCACGGCATGCCGAGGCGTCTTGCCTGCTGGTGACCGATATCGATCGCGGCGGTGCCTTCGCGCACCTCTACGGCACCTGGGCCCTGATGCCCGAGGCGGACCGCGCCCGGCTGGCCGGCTTCGTGCTCAACAAGTTTCGCGGCGATGCGTCGCTGCTCGCGCCCGCGCCCGAGCGGCTGCAGGCGCTGACGGGCGTGCCGACCCTCGCGACCTTGCCGATGTGGTGGCAGCACGGGCTGCCCGAGGAAGACGGTGTCTTCGACGAGCGCAGCACGGCCGCCGGCGAAGTGCGGTTGACGGTGGCCGTCATCGCCTGGCCGCGCCTCAGCAACCTCGATGAATTCCAGCCGCTCAAGAACGTGGCCGGCGTACGGCTGCGCTGGGTGCGCAGCCCGGCCGAGCTGGCCGGCGCCGACTGGGTCGTGCTGCCCGGTTCCAAGAACACCAGCGGCGACCTGGCCTGGCTGCGCACGCAGGGGCTGGACCGCGCCGTGGCGGACCATGCGGCGCGTGGCGGTGCCGTGCTCGGCATCTGTGGCGGGCTGCAGATGCTCGGCGAGGCGCTGATCGATCCGCACGGGGTCGATGGCAATGGTCCCGGACTGGGACTGCTCCCCCTGGTCACCATGTTCGAGGCCGACAAGACCGTACGCCTGCGCACGGCGCGCTTCGGCGTGCTGAAGGGGCCTTGGGCCGCATTGTCGGGCGTGACGATGCACGGCTACGAGATCCACCACGGCCGCACCGCGCCGCATCCGGCCATGGCAGCGGCCGGTGATCGCGCCGAGGCCGTGATGGCCGAGGACCTGGCATGGCAGAACGCGAAGGGCAACGTGCTGGGCCTGTACCTGCATGGCCTGTTCGAGGACGCGGCCGTGCTGCAGGCACTGTTCGGCGCGAGGGCGCGTACGCTCGAGGCCGTGTTCGACGGCCTCGCCGACCACATCGATACCCACTTTGAAGCGGGCGCGCTGCGCTCCCTGATCGAATGA
- a CDS encoding efflux transporter outer membrane subunit, which yields MKLDRSTFTRPWRTALAPLMAALVLAGCATATPEAPSFQAPAQFKEQAAAPAEGQWTRATPAEAQPRGEWWRAFNDPVLDALVARADAANNSIQVAAARLAEARALARSTDADRSPQIGLGAGATRQRGLDRNQSTTPSTLINAGLDFSYELDLFGRLSKASDAARLDAESRAGLLQSARLLVQAETAQTYLALRALDDERQLVRETVEAYRDTLRLTQQRHRAGDIAELDVARVETEMASTESEALTLDRRRAELEHALAVLTGEPASSFEMKPDSWATALPSIPAGVPATVLTRRPDVSAAQKGVLAAQARVGVAQTAWFPNIALTGGGGYASSEIGDLFKWSARSWGIGALLSLPLFDGGRREAGVQGASAQLDGALASYREQVLTAFRDVEDQLSSLRILGAQSEVQAKAVASASRATQLSDTRYRNGYISQLDLLDARRSELRNRRQALQVRSAQYQSTVGLIRALGGDWTV from the coding sequence ATGAAACTCGATCGAAGCACTTTCACCCGGCCCTGGCGCACAGCGCTGGCGCCGCTCATGGCGGCCCTGGTGCTGGCCGGCTGTGCCACTGCGACCCCGGAAGCGCCGAGCTTCCAGGCGCCGGCCCAGTTCAAGGAGCAGGCCGCCGCGCCGGCCGAGGGCCAATGGACCCGCGCCACGCCCGCCGAGGCACAGCCGCGCGGCGAGTGGTGGCGCGCCTTCAACGACCCGGTGCTCGACGCCCTGGTCGCCCGTGCCGACGCGGCCAACAACAGCATCCAGGTGGCGGCGGCGCGGCTGGCAGAGGCCCGCGCGCTGGCGCGCAGCACCGATGCCGATCGCTCGCCCCAGATCGGCCTCGGCGCCGGCGCAACCCGGCAGCGCGGCCTGGACCGCAACCAGAGCACCACGCCTTCCACGCTGATCAACGCGGGCCTGGACTTCTCGTACGAGCTCGACCTGTTCGGGCGTCTCTCGAAGGCCAGCGATGCAGCGCGGCTCGACGCCGAGTCGCGTGCCGGCCTGCTGCAGAGCGCGCGCCTGCTGGTGCAGGCCGAGACCGCGCAGACCTACCTGGCGCTGCGCGCCCTCGACGACGAGCGCCAGCTGGTGCGCGAGACCGTCGAGGCCTACCGCGACACGCTGCGCCTGACGCAGCAGCGCCACCGCGCCGGCGATATCGCCGAGCTCGACGTGGCACGGGTCGAGACCGAGATGGCCTCCACGGAATCCGAGGCGCTCACGCTGGACCGGCGCCGCGCCGAGCTCGAGCACGCGCTTGCGGTGCTGACCGGCGAGCCGGCTTCCAGCTTCGAGATGAAGCCCGACAGCTGGGCCACCGCCTTGCCCAGCATCCCCGCAGGCGTGCCGGCCACCGTGCTCACGCGCCGGCCCGACGTCTCGGCCGCGCAGAAGGGCGTGCTGGCGGCGCAGGCGCGCGTCGGCGTGGCGCAGACGGCGTGGTTCCCCAACATCGCGCTCACCGGCGGCGGCGGCTATGCCTCGTCGGAGATCGGGGACCTGTTCAAGTGGTCCGCGCGCTCGTGGGGCATCGGCGCGTTGCTGTCGCTGCCGCTGTTCGACGGCGGCCGCCGCGAGGCCGGCGTGCAGGGCGCCAGCGCCCAGCTCGACGGCGCGCTCGCGAGCTACCGCGAGCAGGTGCTCACGGCCTTCAGGGACGTCGAAGACCAGCTGTCCTCGCTGCGCATCCTCGGGGCGCAGTCGGAGGTGCAGGCCAAGGCGGTCGCCTCGGCGAGCCGCGCGACGCAACTGTCCGACACGCGCTATCGCAACGGCTACATCAGCCAGCTCGACCTGCTCGATGCGCGTCGCAGCGAGCTGCGCAACCGGCGCCAGGCGCTCCAGGTGCGGTCCGCGCAGTACCAGTCAACGGTCGGCCTGATTCGCGCGCTTGGCGGTGATTGGACAGTCTGA